A window of Nerophis ophidion isolate RoL-2023_Sa linkage group LG17, RoL_Noph_v1.0, whole genome shotgun sequence contains these coding sequences:
- the srsf9 gene encoding serine/arginine-rich splicing factor 9, translating to MSDGRIYVGNLPMDVQERDVEDLFYKYGKIREIELKNNRGTIPFAFIRFEDPRDADDAVYGRNGYGYGDSKLRVEYPRSSSKFGPTGGGGGGGGGGGVGGGPRGRFGPPTRRSEFRVAVTGLPPSGSWQDLKDHMREAGDVCFADVQRDGEGVVEFLRREDMDYALRRLDRTEFRSHQGETAYIRVFEDRDTPNWGRSRSRSRSRGRFSPPYRGSPPPRYQSPPRHTMSRHSPPRRHGLPSHSPPPRHYR from the exons ATGTCGGATGGCCGGATCTATGTCGGAAATCTTCCCATGGATGTCCAGGAGAGGGACGTTGAGGATCTGTTCTACAAATATGGAAAAATTCGTGAGATTGAATTGAAGAACAATAGAGGCACTATCCCCTTTGCCTTTATCCGATTTGAAGACCCACG GGATGCAGATGATGCTGTCTATGGAAGGAATGGATATGGATATGGAGACTCCAAACTTCGTGTAGAGTATCCCCGATCCTCTAGTAAATTTGGCCCAACGggtggtggcggcggcggcggcggtggtGGTGGTGTTGGAGGAGGACCAAGAGGAAGATTTGGACCTCCAACACGAAGGTCTGAATTCCGCGTCGCAGTGACTG GATTACCGCCAAGTGGCAGTTGGCAGGATCTGAAGGATCACATGCGTGAGGCAGGCGACGTTTGTTTTGCCGACGTACAACGGGACGGGGAGGGTGTGGTGGAATTTCTTCGCCGTGAGGACATGGACTATGCCTTACGACGCCTGGATCGCACAGAGTTCCGTTCGCACCAA GGTGAGACCGCATACATCCGCGTCTTCGAGGACCGGGACACCCCCAACTGGGGTCGCTCGCGGTCCCGCTCCAGATCCAGAGGCCGATTTTCACCTCCTTACAGAGGATCACCGCCGCCACGCTACCAGTCCCCTCCTCGCCATACTATGTCACGCCATAGTCCACCTCGGAGGCACGGACTGCCCAGCCATAGCCCACCGCCACGTCATTACAGATGA
- the LOC133535790 gene encoding small G protein signaling modulator 1-like isoform X2, with amino-acid sequence MGAETRQKLLRNVKKEVKQIMEEAVTRKFVHADSSHIISFCAVVEACVLHGLKRRIAGLLCSNKVAALFMKVAKSCSPAEQLCHKVQELERLIENSKQNNSLQSNERSRQSKLNNLPPQALKHLWIRTALLEKLLDKIVLYLVENCSTYYEKEAMLMDPVDGPILASLLVGPCALEYTKVKTADHFWTDPSADELVQRHRIHSGHCRQDSPSRRPALIQKRQSSGSMDDRPLVWAREYVESLHQNSRATLLFGKNNVLVQPRDDMEAIPGYLSLHQTADLMTLKWTPNQLMNGNVGELDSERSVYWDFAMTIRLEEIVYLHCHQQVNSGGTVVLVSQDGIQRPPLHFPKGGHLLQFLTCLETGLLPHGQLDPPLWNQRGKGKVFPKLRRRSPHGSCDSVSDKEDEEATDYVFRILFPGNQMEFMGLELMDQGMTMWQPTARKSSCSSCSQNGSSDGSLPNGCNQERAPLKLLCDTMKYQIISRAFYGWLAYCRHLSTVRTHLSALVNTNIVVPDVPSDAQGGLSADVWAKFLHDSSAYEEHEIHRLVYFGGVAPSLRKEVWPFLLGHYKFTMSEKCRMETDQQMRALYEQNMKEWQGCEAIVRQREREKHAEALARCSSGASVERGPVERDSTISTDSSLSSNSDQQNVQSQSDSSSSALVFVSVDAGDLMETRPEESQKQHNNPIKDIPASPVSSRKRSDPTGSTEPVIESSQQSMDTSEVVNVQSVDESLPHSENILDTRAKDGFLDIERMETESDGGEDVGNTMKLECSDAEKSKNANEKAGFVKSINTNKDVRSPPGNTNIIKLETEIQNKYFQAPPMGQALHFQAQNTKDQDSKSVSLVTLEEILQIGAEPECLEKGDSKAISVEAMDSVCEARKVSDIPFEKGSNSPVRQVLNALQSASRGSLSLSSHTRPSPDSDDSPSALEMEDIPAGVTCLNLEEISIRPLTALAAPPASLARRGKTAPEDLVLDHHLDTACNTSPEGTDLGLSEDEPDTENVFTASEPVEAAGESKCDKSLVHKTYSQETLDMYLINLHRIDKDVRRCDRTYWYFTPENLDKLRNIMCSYVWQHLDTGYVQGMCDILAPLLVILDNEVMAFSCFTELMKRMNLNFPHGGAMDSHFANMRSLIQILDSELFELMQQNGDYTHFYFCYRWFLLDFKREMVYDDVFSVWETIWAAAYSTSEHFVLFIALALVEMYRDIILENNMDFTDIIKFFNEMADHHDVPQVLMMARDLVHKVQTLIENK; translated from the exons GTGAAACAGATCATGGAGGAGGCGGTGACCCGGAAGTTCGTGCACGCCGACAGCAGCCACATCATCTCCTTCTGTG CCGTGGTGGAGGCCTGCGTGCTGCACGGACTCAAGCGGCGCATCGCGGGGCTGCTGTGCAGTAACAAGGTCGCGGCGCTCTTCATGAAGGTGGCAAAGAGCTGCTCGCCCGCTGAGCAACTCTGTCACAAGGTCCAAGAGCTGGAGCGCCTCATAGAAAACAG CAAACAGAACAACTCTTTGCAGAGCAACGAGCGCAGTCGGCAGTCCAAGTTGAACAACCTCCCCCCTCAAGCGCTCAAACATCTGTGGATACGAACTGCTTTGCTGGAGAAGCTGCTGGACAAAATCGTCTTGTATTTAGTGGAGAACTGCAG TACGTACTATGAGAAAGAAGCCATGCTGATGGACCCCGTGGACGGGCCCATTCTTGCGTCCCTATTGG TTGGTCCTTGTGCTTTGGAGTACACCAAAGTCAAGACAGCAGACCACTTCTGGACCGACCCGTCTGCTGACGAACTGGTCCAGAGGCACCGCATCCACAGCGGCCACTGTCGACAAGACTCTCCCTCAAGAAGACCAGCCCTG ATCCAGAAGAGACAGTCCAGTGGCAGCATGGACGATCGTCCTCTGGTGTGGGCGAGGGAGTACGTGGAATCTCTCCACCAGAACTCCAGAGCCACTTTGCTGTTCGGCAAGAACAATGTTCTGGTGCAGCCG AGGGACGACATGGAGGCCATCCCAGGGTACTTGTCTCTGCACCAAACTGCAGATCTGATGACACTTAAATGGACACCAAACCAGCTGATGAACGGGAATGTCGGAGAGTTGGATTCTGAGAGGAG TGTCTACTGGGACTTCGCCATGACGATTCGCTTGGAGGAGATTGTGTATCTACACTGTCATCAGCAAG TGAACAGCGGCGGAACAGTGGTTTTGGTGAGCCAGGACGGTATCCAGAGACCCCCTTTACACTTCCCTAAGGGGGGCCACCTGCTACAATTTCTCACCTGCCTGGAGACAGGCCTGCTACCTCACGGCCAGTTGGACCCGCCGCTCTGGAATCAGAGAGGGAAG GGAAAGGTTTTCCCCAAATTGCGTAGGAGGAGCCCACATGGGTCATGTGACTCGGTGTCTGACAAAGAGGATGAGGAAGCCACCGATTATGTGTTCCGGATCCTCTTTCCTGGGAATCAAATGGAGTTCA TGGGTTTAGAGCTGATGGACCAGGGTATGACCATGTGGCAACCAACCGCCAGGAAGTCCTCCTGTTCCTCCTGCTCACAGAATGGATCATCTGACGGCTCTCTGCCTAATGGCTGCAATCAAGAACG GGCTCCCCTAAAGCTTCTTTGCGACACCATGAAGTACCAGATCATCTCACGGGCTTTCTACGGAT GGCTGGCGTACTGCCGCCATCTGTCCACAGTTCGCACCCACCTCTCGGCTCTGGTCAACACCAATATCGTCGTCCCCGATGTGCCTTCGGATGCCCAAGGAGGCCTCTCTGCGGACGTCTGGGCCAAGTTCCTCCACGACAGCTCT GCCTACGAGGAACATGAGATACACAGGCTTGTGTATTTCGGCGGTGTGGCACCTTCACTACGCAAAGAGGTGTGGCCCTTCCTGTTGGGACACTACAAGTTTACAATGAGCGAGAAGTGCAGGATGGAG ACTGACCAGCAGATGCGCGCCTTGTACGAGCAGAACATGAAGGAGTGGCAAGGTTGTGAGGCCATCGTGCGCCAAAGGGAGCGAGAGAAGCACGCCGAGGCCCTCGCTAGATGTTCGTCAGGCGCCAGCGTCGAGAGGGGGCCTGTCGAGCGGGACTCCACCATCAGCACGGAT TCGTCGCTCAGCAGTAACTCAGATCAGCAGAATGTGCAGTCACAGAGCGACTCCAGCAGTAGTGCACTG GTGTTTGTATCGGTCGATGCCGGCGATCTGATGGAGACGAGACCGGAAGAAAGTCAAAAGCAGCACAACAATCCAATTAAGGACATCCCTGCTAGTCCTGTTAGCTCCAGGAAACGATCCGACCCTACAGGTTCAACGGAGCCAGTGATTGAATCTTCTCAGCAGTCAATGGACACATCAGAGGTCGTCAACGTACAATCTGTGGATGAATCACTGCCACACAGTGAAAATATTCTAGACACAAGAGCAAAGGACGGCTTCTTAGACATTGAAAGGATGGAGACTGAAAGTGACGGGGGTGAGGATGTTGGAAACACAATGAAATTAGAGTGCTCTGACGCTGAGAAGTCTAAAAATGCTAATGAGAAAGCTGGTTTTGTAAAAAGTATAAATACAAACAAGGATGTAAGATCTCCCCCAGGGAACACCAATATTATCAAGCTGGAAACTGAGATTCAGAACAAATATTTCCAAGCACCTCCGATGGGTCAGGCTTTACATTTTCAAGCACAAAATACTAAAGATCAGGACAGTAAATCAGTTTCTCTGGTAACACTAGAGGAAATTCTACAAATTGGGGCTGAACCAGAGTGTTTAGAAAAAGGAGATTCAAAAGCAATTTCAGTTGAGGCAATGGATTCTGTGTGTGAAGCCAGAAAAGTGTCAGACATCCCATTTGAGAAAGGCTCAAACTCACCTGTAAGGCAAGTCCTTAATGCTCTCCAGTCGGCATCCCGCGGGAGCCTTTCGCTGTCCTCCCACACCCGGCCGTCCCCGGACTCGGACGATTCCCCCTCCGCCTTAGAGATGGAGGACATCCCTGCCGGGGTGACATGTTTGAACCTGGAGGAAATTAGCATTAGGCCTTTGACTGCCCTCGCCGCCCCTCCGGCCTCGCTGGCTCGGAGAGGGAAGACAGCACCTGAGGACCTGGTCTTAGATCACCATCTGGACACAGCTTGCAACACCAGTCCTGAGGGCACGGACCTGGGACTTTCCGAAGATGAGCCTGACACCGAAAATGTGTTCACAGCATCGGAACCTGTAGAGGCCGCAGGAGAGTCTAAATGTGACAAATCCTTGGTGCACAAAACCTACTCT CAAGAAACACTGGACATGTATCTGATCAACTTGCATCGCATCGACAAAGATGTCCGACGGTGTGACAGAACCTATTGGTACTTCACTCCAGAAAACCTGGACAAGCTGAGGAACATCATGTGCAG CTACGTGTGGCAACATCTGGACACAGGTTACGTCCAGGGCATGTGCGATATACTGGCTCCCCTTCTGGTTATTCTGGATAACG AGGTGATGGCGTTCAGCTGCTTCACTGAACTGATGAAAAGAATGAACCTGAATTTTCCTCATGGGGGCGCCATGGACTCACATTTTGCCAACATGCGTTCTCTTATCCAG ATCCTGGACTCTGAGCTGTTTGAACTGATGCAACAAAACGGCGACTACACTCACTTCTACTTCTGCTACCGCTGGTTCCTACTGGACTTTAAAAGAG AAATGGTCTATGACGATGTGTTCTCCGTTTGGGAAACCATCTGGGCGGCGGCGTACTCAACATCTGAGCATTTTGTGCTTTTCATCGCATTGGCGCTGGTGGAGATGTACAGGGATATCATCCTGGAAAACAACATGGACTTCACGGATATCATCAAGTTCTTCAATG AAATGGCAGATCATCACGACGTCCCGCAGGTCCTGATGATGGCCCGAGACTTAGTCCACAAAGTGCAAACACTTATAGAAAACAAGTGA
- the LOC133535790 gene encoding small G protein signaling modulator 1-like isoform X1, giving the protein MGEAETRQKLLRNVKKEVKQIMEEAVTRKFVHADSSHIISFCAVVEACVLHGLKRRIAGLLCSNKVAALFMKVAKSCSPAEQLCHKVQELERLIENSKQNNSLQSNERSRQSKLNNLPPQALKHLWIRTALLEKLLDKIVLYLVENCSTYYEKEAMLMDPVDGPILASLLVGPCALEYTKVKTADHFWTDPSADELVQRHRIHSGHCRQDSPSRRPALIQKRQSSGSMDDRPLVWAREYVESLHQNSRATLLFGKNNVLVQPRDDMEAIPGYLSLHQTADLMTLKWTPNQLMNGNVGELDSERSVYWDFAMTIRLEEIVYLHCHQQVNSGGTVVLVSQDGIQRPPLHFPKGGHLLQFLTCLETGLLPHGQLDPPLWNQRGKGKVFPKLRRRSPHGSCDSVSDKEDEEATDYVFRILFPGNQMEFMGLELMDQGMTMWQPTARKSSCSSCSQNGSSDGSLPNGCNQERAPLKLLCDTMKYQIISRAFYGWLAYCRHLSTVRTHLSALVNTNIVVPDVPSDAQGGLSADVWAKFLHDSSAYEEHEIHRLVYFGGVAPSLRKEVWPFLLGHYKFTMSEKCRMETDQQMRALYEQNMKEWQGCEAIVRQREREKHAEALARCSSGASVERGPVERDSTISTDSSLSSNSDQQNVQSQSDSSSSALVFVSVDAGDLMETRPEESQKQHNNPIKDIPASPVSSRKRSDPTGSTEPVIESSQQSMDTSEVVNVQSVDESLPHSENILDTRAKDGFLDIERMETESDGGEDVGNTMKLECSDAEKSKNANEKAGFVKSINTNKDVRSPPGNTNIIKLETEIQNKYFQAPPMGQALHFQAQNTKDQDSKSVSLVTLEEILQIGAEPECLEKGDSKAISVEAMDSVCEARKVSDIPFEKGSNSPVRQVLNALQSASRGSLSLSSHTRPSPDSDDSPSALEMEDIPAGVTCLNLEEISIRPLTALAAPPASLARRGKTAPEDLVLDHHLDTACNTSPEGTDLGLSEDEPDTENVFTASEPVEAAGESKCDKSLVHKTYSQETLDMYLINLHRIDKDVRRCDRTYWYFTPENLDKLRNIMCSYVWQHLDTGYVQGMCDILAPLLVILDNEVMAFSCFTELMKRMNLNFPHGGAMDSHFANMRSLIQILDSELFELMQQNGDYTHFYFCYRWFLLDFKREMVYDDVFSVWETIWAAAYSTSEHFVLFIALALVEMYRDIILENNMDFTDIIKFFNEMADHHDVPQVLMMARDLVHKVQTLIENK; this is encoded by the exons GTGAAACAGATCATGGAGGAGGCGGTGACCCGGAAGTTCGTGCACGCCGACAGCAGCCACATCATCTCCTTCTGTG CCGTGGTGGAGGCCTGCGTGCTGCACGGACTCAAGCGGCGCATCGCGGGGCTGCTGTGCAGTAACAAGGTCGCGGCGCTCTTCATGAAGGTGGCAAAGAGCTGCTCGCCCGCTGAGCAACTCTGTCACAAGGTCCAAGAGCTGGAGCGCCTCATAGAAAACAG CAAACAGAACAACTCTTTGCAGAGCAACGAGCGCAGTCGGCAGTCCAAGTTGAACAACCTCCCCCCTCAAGCGCTCAAACATCTGTGGATACGAACTGCTTTGCTGGAGAAGCTGCTGGACAAAATCGTCTTGTATTTAGTGGAGAACTGCAG TACGTACTATGAGAAAGAAGCCATGCTGATGGACCCCGTGGACGGGCCCATTCTTGCGTCCCTATTGG TTGGTCCTTGTGCTTTGGAGTACACCAAAGTCAAGACAGCAGACCACTTCTGGACCGACCCGTCTGCTGACGAACTGGTCCAGAGGCACCGCATCCACAGCGGCCACTGTCGACAAGACTCTCCCTCAAGAAGACCAGCCCTG ATCCAGAAGAGACAGTCCAGTGGCAGCATGGACGATCGTCCTCTGGTGTGGGCGAGGGAGTACGTGGAATCTCTCCACCAGAACTCCAGAGCCACTTTGCTGTTCGGCAAGAACAATGTTCTGGTGCAGCCG AGGGACGACATGGAGGCCATCCCAGGGTACTTGTCTCTGCACCAAACTGCAGATCTGATGACACTTAAATGGACACCAAACCAGCTGATGAACGGGAATGTCGGAGAGTTGGATTCTGAGAGGAG TGTCTACTGGGACTTCGCCATGACGATTCGCTTGGAGGAGATTGTGTATCTACACTGTCATCAGCAAG TGAACAGCGGCGGAACAGTGGTTTTGGTGAGCCAGGACGGTATCCAGAGACCCCCTTTACACTTCCCTAAGGGGGGCCACCTGCTACAATTTCTCACCTGCCTGGAGACAGGCCTGCTACCTCACGGCCAGTTGGACCCGCCGCTCTGGAATCAGAGAGGGAAG GGAAAGGTTTTCCCCAAATTGCGTAGGAGGAGCCCACATGGGTCATGTGACTCGGTGTCTGACAAAGAGGATGAGGAAGCCACCGATTATGTGTTCCGGATCCTCTTTCCTGGGAATCAAATGGAGTTCA TGGGTTTAGAGCTGATGGACCAGGGTATGACCATGTGGCAACCAACCGCCAGGAAGTCCTCCTGTTCCTCCTGCTCACAGAATGGATCATCTGACGGCTCTCTGCCTAATGGCTGCAATCAAGAACG GGCTCCCCTAAAGCTTCTTTGCGACACCATGAAGTACCAGATCATCTCACGGGCTTTCTACGGAT GGCTGGCGTACTGCCGCCATCTGTCCACAGTTCGCACCCACCTCTCGGCTCTGGTCAACACCAATATCGTCGTCCCCGATGTGCCTTCGGATGCCCAAGGAGGCCTCTCTGCGGACGTCTGGGCCAAGTTCCTCCACGACAGCTCT GCCTACGAGGAACATGAGATACACAGGCTTGTGTATTTCGGCGGTGTGGCACCTTCACTACGCAAAGAGGTGTGGCCCTTCCTGTTGGGACACTACAAGTTTACAATGAGCGAGAAGTGCAGGATGGAG ACTGACCAGCAGATGCGCGCCTTGTACGAGCAGAACATGAAGGAGTGGCAAGGTTGTGAGGCCATCGTGCGCCAAAGGGAGCGAGAGAAGCACGCCGAGGCCCTCGCTAGATGTTCGTCAGGCGCCAGCGTCGAGAGGGGGCCTGTCGAGCGGGACTCCACCATCAGCACGGAT TCGTCGCTCAGCAGTAACTCAGATCAGCAGAATGTGCAGTCACAGAGCGACTCCAGCAGTAGTGCACTG GTGTTTGTATCGGTCGATGCCGGCGATCTGATGGAGACGAGACCGGAAGAAAGTCAAAAGCAGCACAACAATCCAATTAAGGACATCCCTGCTAGTCCTGTTAGCTCCAGGAAACGATCCGACCCTACAGGTTCAACGGAGCCAGTGATTGAATCTTCTCAGCAGTCAATGGACACATCAGAGGTCGTCAACGTACAATCTGTGGATGAATCACTGCCACACAGTGAAAATATTCTAGACACAAGAGCAAAGGACGGCTTCTTAGACATTGAAAGGATGGAGACTGAAAGTGACGGGGGTGAGGATGTTGGAAACACAATGAAATTAGAGTGCTCTGACGCTGAGAAGTCTAAAAATGCTAATGAGAAAGCTGGTTTTGTAAAAAGTATAAATACAAACAAGGATGTAAGATCTCCCCCAGGGAACACCAATATTATCAAGCTGGAAACTGAGATTCAGAACAAATATTTCCAAGCACCTCCGATGGGTCAGGCTTTACATTTTCAAGCACAAAATACTAAAGATCAGGACAGTAAATCAGTTTCTCTGGTAACACTAGAGGAAATTCTACAAATTGGGGCTGAACCAGAGTGTTTAGAAAAAGGAGATTCAAAAGCAATTTCAGTTGAGGCAATGGATTCTGTGTGTGAAGCCAGAAAAGTGTCAGACATCCCATTTGAGAAAGGCTCAAACTCACCTGTAAGGCAAGTCCTTAATGCTCTCCAGTCGGCATCCCGCGGGAGCCTTTCGCTGTCCTCCCACACCCGGCCGTCCCCGGACTCGGACGATTCCCCCTCCGCCTTAGAGATGGAGGACATCCCTGCCGGGGTGACATGTTTGAACCTGGAGGAAATTAGCATTAGGCCTTTGACTGCCCTCGCCGCCCCTCCGGCCTCGCTGGCTCGGAGAGGGAAGACAGCACCTGAGGACCTGGTCTTAGATCACCATCTGGACACAGCTTGCAACACCAGTCCTGAGGGCACGGACCTGGGACTTTCCGAAGATGAGCCTGACACCGAAAATGTGTTCACAGCATCGGAACCTGTAGAGGCCGCAGGAGAGTCTAAATGTGACAAATCCTTGGTGCACAAAACCTACTCT CAAGAAACACTGGACATGTATCTGATCAACTTGCATCGCATCGACAAAGATGTCCGACGGTGTGACAGAACCTATTGGTACTTCACTCCAGAAAACCTGGACAAGCTGAGGAACATCATGTGCAG CTACGTGTGGCAACATCTGGACACAGGTTACGTCCAGGGCATGTGCGATATACTGGCTCCCCTTCTGGTTATTCTGGATAACG AGGTGATGGCGTTCAGCTGCTTCACTGAACTGATGAAAAGAATGAACCTGAATTTTCCTCATGGGGGCGCCATGGACTCACATTTTGCCAACATGCGTTCTCTTATCCAG ATCCTGGACTCTGAGCTGTTTGAACTGATGCAACAAAACGGCGACTACACTCACTTCTACTTCTGCTACCGCTGGTTCCTACTGGACTTTAAAAGAG AAATGGTCTATGACGATGTGTTCTCCGTTTGGGAAACCATCTGGGCGGCGGCGTACTCAACATCTGAGCATTTTGTGCTTTTCATCGCATTGGCGCTGGTGGAGATGTACAGGGATATCATCCTGGAAAACAACATGGACTTCACGGATATCATCAAGTTCTTCAATG AAATGGCAGATCATCACGACGTCCCGCAGGTCCTGATGATGGCCCGAGACTTAGTCCACAAAGTGCAAACACTTATAGAAAACAAGTGA